TAACTATATTTAAACCACTTTCTTCAACAAGATCGATTTTGTTTAATAATACAACATCTGCAAATGCAATTTGTTCTTCTGCTTCATGATGATCTGTTAATTGAGTACTTAAATGAACAGCATCAGCAACAGTAACAATTGCATCTAACTTCGTACGATCAGCAACATCTTGGTCCACAAAAAATGTTTGTGCTACAGGAGCTGGATCAGCTAATCCAGTAGTTTCTACAATAATGGCATCAAGTCTATCAGCTCGTTTCATGAGTCCACTTAAAATACGTATTAAGTCGCCTCTAACAGTGCAACATATGCAACCATTGTTCATCTCAAAAACTTCTTCATCAGCGTCAACTACAAGATCGTTATCTATGCCTTGTTCGCCAAATTCATTAACTATTACAGCATATTTTTTTCCGTGCTGTTCAGTTAATATTCTATTTAAGAGAGTGGTTTTACCTGCACCAAGAAAACCAGTTAAAACGGTAACTGGCACTTGTTTGTTACTCACTTCCATTAATTAATTTAACATCCTTTAAAAGAACTAGACATATTTTTGATTAAATCAAAATATAAGTCTTTTCCAGGATCCAAAGTAGCTCCTAATGGATCTACAACACCAGTTTTAATATTCATATCCCTAGCAACTGCTTTAATGATATCGGGGTTAAATTGGGGCTCTGAAAATACACAAGCAACTTTATCATGTTCAATTATTTCTCTAATTTCTGCTAATTGTTCTGCTCCTGG
The Candidatus Pelagibacter sp. RS40 DNA segment above includes these coding regions:
- a CDS encoding CobW family GTP-binding protein, producing the protein MEVSNKQVPVTVLTGFLGAGKTTLLNRILTEQHGKKYAVIVNEFGEQGIDNDLVVDADEEVFEMNNGCICCTVRGDLIRILSGLMKRADRLDAIIVETTGLADPAPVAQTFFVDQDVADRTKLDAIVTVADAVHLSTQLTDHHEAEEQIAFADVVLLNKIDLVEESGLNIVKDRIKKINPFAKIINTKKCGVPLNEILDLDAFSLKRVLDVEPDFLTSDHDHEHDDDVTSLSFVTDTPLDMEKFQDWFSKLLQTKGQDILRTKGILDFKGESDRYVFQGVHMLMDASPMGKWPEGKDRSSRLVFIGRNLENMNLKEGFENCKSA